From one Peptoniphilaceae bacterium AMB_02 genomic stretch:
- a CDS encoding TVP38/TMEM64 family protein yields the protein MKLKRSTIIKIAVLIVVVSAFIFIKPLNEGLRNMTSAFKSVDSVRDYIKSFGVWAVLISFMMMILQSVAAPIPAFFITFSNAIIWGWWRGAILSWTSAMAGAALCFYISRIYGRGAAEKFTSKLALEDVDIFFEKYGKNAILVARLLPFVPFDPISYAAGLTAMSFKDFFIATGLGQLPATIVYSYAAATSSNPSTFVKGLLILFGVSALAYTIKLIWTDKNKSKTKEVN from the coding sequence ATGAAATTAAAGAGAAGTACGATTATTAAAATTGCGGTATTAATTGTAGTAGTAAGTGCATTTATTTTTATTAAGCCACTGAATGAAGGCCTCAGAAATATGACTTCAGCATTTAAATCCGTTGATTCAGTTAGGGATTATATAAAATCATTTGGTGTATGGGCAGTCCTGATTTCATTTATGATGATGATACTTCAGTCTGTAGCTGCACCGATACCGGCTTTTTTCATCACTTTCTCAAATGCTATAATTTGGGGATGGTGGAGAGGCGCCATACTATCATGGACTTCTGCTATGGCAGGAGCGGCACTTTGTTTTTACATTTCCAGAATATATGGGAGAGGTGCTGCTGAAAAGTTTACTTCTAAATTGGCACTTGAAGATGTGGACATTTTCTTTGAGAAGTACGGAAAGAATGCGATTCTCGTAGCAAGATTGCTTCCTTTTGTACCATTTGATCCGATAAGTTATGCAGCCGGACTTACTGCTATGAGTTTTAAAGACTTCTTTATAGCAACGGGACTGGGACAATTACCGGCGACCATTGTTTATTCATATGCAGCAGCTACATCTTCGAATCCGTCTACATTTGTAAAGGGTTTACTTATACTTTTCGGAGTATCTGCACTTGCATATACAATAAAACTAATTTGGACGGATAAAAATAAATCAAAGACTAAAGAAGTGAACTAG
- a CDS encoding (Fe-S)-binding protein, protein MNSKILVSSDKLASLIELEYSKCIDCKLCTKGCPMLDEFSDNPKKLLSQLNKDKSFDIELPYACMLCGYCAEVCPKGVSFRDLFYEFRKQSVKQYNGKLPGSLNTKGVDIHQKLSFSKIFSDSILGKNTETIFFPGCSLLSNNPEMVMSAYNYLREVFPNCGYSNKCCGKPTEFLGKHEKFVSLMESLKSDFNKHGVKTIITGCQNCYTCFKRNAPEFKTISLYEVLGDSGVPDYAKNRFAETKLNAIIHDPCPTRTEDKIHEAVREILNQLGISYDEMSYNKHRTLCCGMGGMVFLTSKKIFEKHRDRRRQEAGSKTIITYCMECAETLQSEKLDSIHLLKLIFTDVDDIKTEKSSLAKSWFNRYRARKLAGEVINETK, encoded by the coding sequence ATGAATAGTAAGATTCTTGTAAGCTCAGATAAGCTGGCTAGCTTGATAGAATTGGAGTATAGTAAATGTATAGACTGTAAACTTTGTACTAAGGGATGTCCGATGCTGGATGAATTTTCCGATAATCCTAAAAAACTGTTGTCTCAATTAAATAAAGATAAGAGTTTTGACATTGAGCTTCCTTATGCATGTATGCTCTGTGGATACTGCGCCGAGGTTTGTCCAAAAGGCGTTAGTTTTAGAGATTTATTTTATGAATTTAGAAAACAGAGCGTAAAACAGTATAATGGAAAACTACCGGGGAGTTTAAATACTAAAGGAGTAGATATTCATCAAAAACTAAGCTTTTCTAAAATTTTTTCAGATAGTATACTCGGTAAGAATACTGAAACTATTTTCTTTCCGGGATGCTCCTTACTTTCCAATAATCCTGAGATGGTAATGAGTGCTTACAATTATTTGAGGGAAGTTTTTCCTAATTGCGGTTACTCGAATAAATGCTGCGGAAAACCAACTGAGTTTTTAGGAAAGCATGAGAAATTTGTGAGTCTTATGGAAAGTTTAAAATCAGATTTTAATAAACATGGAGTTAAAACGATTATTACGGGTTGTCAAAACTGTTATACCTGTTTTAAAAGAAATGCTCCTGAATTTAAGACAATATCCCTATATGAAGTATTAGGCGATTCAGGAGTGCCGGATTATGCAAAAAACAGATTTGCAGAAACAAAATTGAATGCAATAATCCACGATCCCTGTCCGACGAGGACCGAGGATAAAATCCACGAAGCAGTTAGAGAAATCCTAAATCAATTGGGAATCTCTTATGATGAAATGAGTTATAACAAGCATAGGACTCTTTGCTGTGGTATGGGAGGGATGGTATTTCTTACCTCCAAGAAGATTTTTGAGAAGCATAGAGACAGACGAAGACAAGAAGCCGGTTCTAAAACGATAATAACATACTGTATGGAGTGTGCAGAAACACTGCAGTCAGAAAAATTAGACAGCATACATCTACTTAAATTGATATTTACTGACGTGGATGATATAAAGACAGAAAAGTCGTCTTTGGCTAAGTCGTGGTTTAATAGATATAGAGCAAGGAAGTTGGCAGGAGAAGTTATAAATGAAACGAAATAA
- a CDS encoding TIGR04282 family arsenosugar biosynthesis glycosyltransferase codes for MNAVIIFSKIPIPGTVKTRLIGSISAEEAALLARYILLDLFEKLRCSKDYDVFIAYAPTGKLSILINDIPENFGIFHQFGDNMGSRMYNAMEKLFSLNYDKVVLIGSDIPNINHNIINDSFKALEDNNIVLNPTFDGGYYLIGASDKRKIETILKSGSINWSTLSVFESSLEIIKENNWTVHVGETLPDIDNMEDLICFNNFDDLSIRTADYIQKLKELSR; via the coding sequence GTGAATGCAGTTATAATATTTTCAAAGATACCAATACCTGGCACTGTCAAAACAAGATTAATAGGCAGTATTTCTGCCGAGGAGGCAGCTTTACTTGCAAGGTATATATTGCTTGATTTATTTGAAAAACTAAGATGCAGTAAGGATTATGATGTATTTATTGCATATGCACCAACCGGTAAATTATCTATACTTATAAACGATATTCCCGAGAATTTTGGTATATTTCATCAGTTTGGCGATAATATGGGCAGTAGGATGTACAATGCCATGGAAAAATTATTTAGTTTAAACTATGATAAAGTTGTACTAATTGGGTCAGATATACCGAATATTAATCATAATATAATAAATGATTCATTTAAGGCTCTTGAAGATAATAATATAGTTTTGAATCCGACTTTTGATGGAGGTTATTATCTGATAGGTGCTTCTGATAAAAGAAAGATTGAAACAATACTTAAATCCGGTAGTATTAATTGGAGTACGCTAAGTGTTTTTGAGTCAAGTTTAGAAATTATAAAAGAAAATAATTGGACGGTTCATGTGGGCGAGACGCTGCCTGATATTGACAATATGGAAGATTTAATCTGTTTCAATAATTTCGATGATCTATCAATAAGGACAGCGGATTATATTCAAAAATTAAAAGAATTAAGTAGGTGA
- the rplM gene encoding 50S ribosomal protein L13: MKSYVARPKDIERKWYVIDATDKVLGRLATEVATLLRGKHKPIYTPTIDTGDYVIVINADKIRLTGNKLQQKEYVYHTGYPGGRRAIRYDKLLQSKPEKAIELAVKGMLPHTKLGRAMYRKLRVYAGDTHQHEAQMPEVHEF, translated from the coding sequence ATGAAATCTTATGTCGCAAGACCAAAAGACATCGAACGTAAGTGGTATGTCATTGATGCTACCGACAAGGTACTAGGAAGACTAGCTACTGAGGTTGCAACACTACTAAGAGGTAAGCATAAGCCTATCTATACACCAACTATAGATACCGGTGATTATGTAATAGTAATCAATGCAGACAAAATCAGACTTACCGGAAACAAATTACAACAAAAAGAGTATGTATACCATACCGGATACCCAGGTGGAAGAAGAGCTATCAGATACGATAAGCTTCTACAATCAAAACCTGAAAAAGCTATTGAATTAGCTGTTAAGGGAATGCTTCCACATACTAAACTTGGCAGAGCTATGTATAGAAAGCTTAGAGTATATGCAGGTGACACTCATCAGCATGAAGCTCAAATGCCTGAAGTTCACGAATTTTAA
- a CDS encoding glycosyltransferase family 4 protein — protein MKILHVLAQLPSKTGSGVYFNNVIKGLKNKYEQACIFGYQEDFYYDIISEQFQYAVEFKTEQLPFNIVGMSDIMPYDHTRYCDLTEEMQEDWINAFSKTLKMALEEFNPDIIICHHLWMLTSLVIDIAEDKVLIGVCHGTDIRQCEKNPQLKEKYIVNIHKLDTVFALSKDQVDDIHRTYRIPTEKIKVIGGGYDGNIFFHPVQKQDSEEISLVYAGKLAKAKGVYEMISAIELLDAKYNIKLIVVGARDKAHMEEFSSELAGIKNTEIHSIISQVELAEIFRKSDIFILPSYFEGLGLVAIEALASGMRVVSSRIEGLINNLGDDVIRSGIIKIVDLPRLYNVDKPYVEDIPKYIVNLSRAIEKQIENIKNDNKIPTEIYKLIDKHSWANIVKEIDDEIGAYIR, from the coding sequence ATGAAAATTCTGCATGTATTGGCACAACTGCCTTCTAAGACGGGCAGTGGAGTTTATTTTAACAATGTAATAAAAGGTTTAAAGAACAAGTACGAACAGGCTTGTATCTTCGGTTATCAGGAAGATTTTTACTATGATATAATCTCAGAACAGTTTCAGTATGCAGTAGAGTTTAAAACCGAGCAATTGCCTTTTAATATAGTTGGAATGAGCGATATCATGCCTTATGACCATACCAGATATTGTGATTTAACTGAAGAGATGCAAGAGGATTGGATTAATGCATTTTCAAAAACCTTAAAAATGGCTCTTGAAGAGTTTAATCCCGATATTATAATATGTCATCATTTGTGGATGCTTACTTCACTGGTCATTGACATAGCAGAAGACAAAGTGTTAATAGGCGTATGTCATGGTACTGATATAAGACAATGTGAAAAAAATCCCCAATTAAAAGAGAAGTATATAGTCAATATTCATAAGCTTGATACTGTCTTTGCACTTTCCAAAGATCAGGTAGACGACATCCATAGAACATATAGGATACCCACCGAAAAGATAAAGGTAATCGGCGGGGGTTATGATGGGAATATTTTCTTTCATCCTGTTCAAAAACAAGACAGTGAAGAAATCAGTTTGGTATATGCGGGAAAATTAGCAAAAGCTAAGGGCGTATACGAGATGATTAGTGCAATAGAGTTATTAGATGCAAAGTATAATATAAAACTGATTGTAGTAGGGGCAAGAGACAAAGCACATATGGAAGAATTCAGCTCCGAGCTTGCCGGGATAAAAAATACAGAAATTCATAGTATAATTAGTCAAGTAGAGCTAGCTGAAATTTTTAGGAAATCAGATATTTTTATACTGCCATCCTATTTTGAAGGCTTGGGACTTGTCGCGATAGAAGCTTTGGCTTCGGGAATGAGAGTCGTTTCGAGCAGAATCGAAGGCTTAATTAATAATCTCGGAGATGATGTAATTCGTAGTGGTATTATTAAAATCGTGGATTTACCTAGACTCTATAATGTAGATAAACCATATGTAGAAGATATTCCTAAGTATATCGTAAATCTAAGTAGAGCAATTGAGAAACAGATTGAAAACATAAAGAATGATAATAAGATTCCTACTGAAATTTACAAACTAATTGATAAACACTCCTGGGCAAATATAGTCAAGGAGATAGATGATGAAATAGGTGCATATATAAGATAA
- a CDS encoding energy-coupling factor transporter transmembrane component T, protein MFKDMTIGQYLPTDSIIHKLDPRIKIGIIGLFMVAVFLVNSIYLYIPIFLGLILVMIAAKISPSYVIKGIKPLRFIIILTFLINALVTPGEVLAQFWIFTLTKEGLLRASFMAIRLILLVMGTSMLTLTTSPIELTDGLESLFNPLKRFGFPAHELAMMMTIALRFIPTLIEESDKIMKAQMARGADFESGNLIDRAKNLVPLLVPLFINSLRRADELATAMEARCYRGGEGRTRLNELKTTGKDYVALVIVILYLGATIAVGRIYQFQI, encoded by the coding sequence ATGTTTAAAGATATGACAATTGGACAATACCTGCCCACAGACAGCATAATTCACAAACTAGATCCTAGGATAAAAATAGGAATCATAGGACTGTTCATGGTGGCAGTATTTTTAGTGAACAGCATCTACCTGTATATACCCATATTTTTAGGACTTATTTTAGTTATGATAGCTGCAAAGATATCACCGAGTTATGTCATTAAAGGAATTAAACCTTTAAGATTTATAATTATACTGACCTTTCTAATCAATGCATTAGTCACTCCTGGAGAAGTGCTGGCGCAATTTTGGATATTTACACTGACAAAAGAAGGTCTTTTAAGAGCAAGTTTTATGGCAATAAGACTAATTCTATTGGTAATGGGCACATCGATGCTGACCTTGACCACATCGCCTATAGAATTAACAGACGGCTTGGAATCCTTATTCAATCCTCTTAAGAGATTTGGTTTCCCTGCACATGAACTGGCAATGATGATGACGATAGCACTTAGATTTATCCCCACACTTATAGAAGAGTCTGATAAGATAATGAAAGCGCAAATGGCAAGAGGTGCGGACTTTGAATCGGGAAATCTAATAGATAGAGCTAAAAACTTAGTACCACTATTAGTACCCCTGTTTATAAACTCGCTTAGAAGAGCTGATGAGCTCGCTACAGCCATGGAAGCAAGATGCTATAGAGGTGGAGAGGGTAGGACGAGATTAAACGAACTAAAGACTACAGGCAAAGACTATGTAGCACTTGTCATCGTAATACTCTATCTAGGAGCGACAATAGCAGTAGGTAGGATTTACCAATTCCAAATATGA
- a CDS encoding MATE family efflux transporter codes for MIRNPKKVYLRYILPAIGGMMGTSLYVLGDTMLVGRRLGTDGLAALNISIPMINVLTGLGLLIGMGGASLMSIRLAREEYEEGNKLFTKSMLMSIITGLILLFLSIFFTKNLVNFWAEGLKI; via the coding sequence ATGATACGAAATCCAAAAAAGGTTTATTTGAGATATATTCTTCCTGCAATCGGTGGAATGATGGGTACATCACTCTATGTACTTGGAGATACGATGCTTGTCGGAAGAAGGCTTGGGACTGATGGCCTTGCTGCACTAAATATCTCAATTCCTATGATAAATGTACTGACGGGTTTAGGGCTTCTCATAGGGATGGGTGGTGCGAGTTTAATGTCCATCCGGCTGGCAAGAGAAGAATACGAGGAAGGGAATAAACTATTTACAAAGTCTATGTTAATGTCAATTATTACTGGACTTATTTTATTGTTCTTAAGTATCTTCTTTACAAAAAATCTAGTTAATTTTTGGGCAGAGGGTCTGAAAATTTAG
- a CDS encoding ISL3 family transposase, whose translation MSISNYILNLLDLKDENIEIFEKVEKIKKKNISYNLIFGRLTYNASVCPVCGNVHSPSIIKHGTKSSDIKLLPFNGEPTFLRLKKQRFLCKECNSTFIAETDIVKKHCFISNRVKAHITTNLTMKVSEKDIANLHYVSHSTVSKCVDQAFEQFKPNYQFLPEHLCFDEFKSTKTAKGSMSFIFCDAITHDIIDIVENRQLHYLKRYFSRFSECARESVKSICIDMYQPYISLISDLFPNAKIVFDKFHIVNHLSRALNKTRIEVMNGFSKYSMEYKRLKRYWKLIQKPYLKLNSTRFRKWIHFERWKSARDVVMDSISVNKTLLNTYDCYQILLKDVENGDIASLKAHLEYYSDEVSDAMKTSINTLLKDFEYVKNCLEVNVTNGCLEGINNFIKCLKRVAFGYRSYYHFRNRILICKKMIVPKDTVSVKKRQAANAA comes from the coding sequence ATGTCTATTAGTAATTATATCTTAAATTTATTAGATTTAAAAGATGAAAATATTGAGATTTTTGAAAAGGTCGAGAAGATTAAAAAGAAGAATATCTCTTACAATTTGATTTTTGGCCGGCTTACCTATAATGCTTCTGTTTGTCCCGTTTGTGGTAACGTGCATAGCCCAAGCATTATTAAACACGGCACTAAGTCTTCTGATATTAAACTTCTTCCTTTTAATGGCGAACCTACTTTCTTGAGACTTAAAAAGCAGAGATTTTTATGTAAGGAGTGTAATTCTACTTTTATAGCTGAAACTGATATTGTTAAAAAGCATTGTTTTATTTCTAATAGAGTAAAAGCTCATATTACAACTAATTTGACCATGAAAGTAAGTGAAAAAGATATTGCTAATTTACATTATGTTTCTCATTCTACGGTGTCTAAATGTGTAGATCAAGCTTTTGAACAGTTTAAGCCTAATTATCAGTTTTTACCAGAACATTTATGTTTTGATGAGTTTAAATCCACAAAAACCGCTAAAGGATCTATGAGCTTTATTTTCTGTGATGCTATTACTCATGATATTATCGATATTGTTGAAAACAGGCAATTACACTATCTTAAACGCTATTTTTCTAGGTTTAGTGAATGTGCTAGAGAATCAGTTAAAAGTATATGTATAGACATGTATCAGCCATACATTAGTCTAATTTCTGATCTTTTCCCTAATGCTAAGATAGTATTTGATAAGTTCCATATAGTTAACCACTTATCTAGAGCATTGAACAAAACAAGAATAGAAGTTATGAATGGTTTTTCTAAGTATTCTATGGAATACAAAAGGTTAAAAAGGTATTGGAAGCTGATACAAAAGCCTTATTTAAAGCTTAATTCTACACGTTTTAGAAAGTGGATACATTTTGAAAGATGGAAAAGTGCTAGAGATGTAGTTATGGATAGTATTAGTGTCAACAAAACACTTCTAAATACTTATGATTGTTATCAGATTCTTTTAAAGGATGTAGAAAACGGAGATATTGCCTCCTTAAAGGCACATTTAGAATATTATTCAGATGAGGTATCAGATGCTATGAAAACTAGTATTAACACGCTTTTAAAGGACTTTGAGTACGTAAAAAATTGCTTAGAAGTCAATGTTACAAATGGATGTTTAGAAGGTATTAATAATTTTATTAAGTGTTTAAAAAGAGTTGCTTTCGGATACAGGTCGTACTATCATTTTAGGAATCGAATATTAATTTGCAAGAAAATGATAGTACCAAAAGACACTGTAAGTGTAAAAAAACGTCAGGCAGCTAACGCTGCCTGA
- a CDS encoding TVP38/TMEM64 family protein, with protein sequence MKRNNIIKVALAIIIIAIIFLVSRYVDFNKFSPEVISKKIREFGHLSSLIYLLILSILPLFLFPDSVIVIAGGMVFGLFWGSVLTSVGSLIGALLAYYLAKYLGSGFVRKFVKKDLVDITSGKSGFLLILILRLVPLFPFKVVSYSAGLAEVDIKEFTLATIIGSIPGILVYVNLGDKVNRIGSGEFYIAIFLLIGLTAVFTFIKYIYEKNLKKMEDKGKI encoded by the coding sequence ATGAAACGAAATAATATAATAAAAGTAGCTCTTGCAATAATTATCATTGCCATTATATTTTTGGTATCGAGGTATGTAGATTTTAATAAATTCAGTCCAGAGGTAATAAGTAAAAAGATACGTGAATTCGGTCATTTGTCGAGTTTGATATACCTTTTAATACTCAGTATATTACCACTGTTTTTATTTCCTGACTCTGTTATAGTAATTGCCGGTGGGATGGTATTCGGTCTTTTTTGGGGCAGTGTACTTACATCTGTCGGCTCTTTAATAGGTGCATTACTTGCATACTATTTAGCAAAGTATTTAGGATCAGGTTTTGTACGAAAATTTGTAAAAAAAGATTTAGTCGATATAACATCAGGCAAGTCAGGATTTCTGTTAATACTCATACTTAGACTCGTGCCGCTTTTTCCGTTTAAGGTTGTAAGTTATAGTGCGGGACTTGCTGAGGTAGACATTAAAGAGTTTACACTTGCAACCATTATCGGATCAATTCCGGGTATATTGGTCTATGTAAATTTAGGTGACAAGGTAAACAGAATAGGAAGCGGTGAGTTTTATATAGCAATCTTTTTGCTTATTGGATTAACTGCAGTCTTTACATTTATCAAATATATTTATGAGAAAAACCTAAAGAAAATGGAAGATAAGGGAAAAATATGA
- the rpsI gene encoding 30S ribosomal protein S9, with product MAQFIGTGRRKTSVARVRLLPGNGKITINNKDIEDYFAFDTLKVIAKSPLEITDNLDKFDVFVNVNGGGFTGQAGAIRHGIARALLQADDEFRPTLKRAGFLTRDPRKKERKKYGLKKARKSPQFSKR from the coding sequence ATGGCACAATTTATCGGAACTGGTAGAAGAAAGACCTCTGTTGCCAGAGTAAGACTATTACCGGGTAATGGAAAAATAACTATTAATAATAAAGACATTGAAGATTACTTTGCGTTTGATACGTTAAAAGTAATTGCTAAATCTCCACTTGAGATTACAGATAATTTAGATAAATTTGACGTTTTTGTAAATGTTAACGGTGGTGGATTTACAGGACAAGCAGGAGCTATTAGACACGGAATTGCTAGAGCACTTCTTCAAGCAGATGATGAGTTTAGACCAACTTTAAAAAGAGCAGGATTCTTAACTAGAGATCCTCGTAAAAAAGAAAGAAAGAAATATGGTCTTAAAAAAGCTAGAAAGAGCCCACAATTCAGCAAGAGATAG
- the truA gene encoding tRNA pseudouridine(38-40) synthase TruA, with product MKNIKLIIQYDGSFYSGWQRQDNAVSIQEKLEMAIKEITGEDINLIGSGRTDKGVHAYAQVANFRTQSNIRPDKFYHWMKMHLPDDIKVISSEEVPHEFHSRFDAKSKTYIYKIYNDEDLHPIYRNYYEEITYKLDVEKMQAASKLLIGEHDFSGFAGILEEKTNPIRTLDSIEISRNGKYIDIELKAMSFLRNQVRIIAGTLVEVGRGRKSESDLKKILETGDRTLAGPTLGGRGLYLMKVEY from the coding sequence ATGAAAAACATTAAACTGATCATACAATACGACGGCAGCTTTTATTCAGGTTGGCAAAGACAAGATAATGCAGTCTCCATACAGGAGAAATTGGAAATGGCAATCAAAGAAATCACCGGTGAGGATATTAATTTGATTGGTTCGGGAAGAACCGACAAAGGAGTCCATGCCTATGCACAGGTTGCAAACTTTAGAACTCAGTCCAATATCAGACCTGACAAATTCTACCACTGGATGAAAATGCATCTGCCTGATGATATAAAAGTCATTTCATCTGAAGAAGTGCCTCATGAATTTCACTCCAGATTTGATGCCAAATCCAAGACCTATATATACAAGATTTATAATGATGAAGACCTTCATCCGATTTATAGAAACTACTATGAAGAAATCACGTATAAACTGGATGTTGAAAAAATGCAAGCAGCATCAAAACTACTCATTGGGGAACACGACTTCAGTGGATTTGCAGGGATACTGGAAGAAAAAACCAATCCCATAAGAACACTTGACTCAATAGAAATAAGCCGAAATGGAAAATATATAGATATTGAACTAAAAGCCATGAGCTTTCTCAGAAACCAAGTTAGGATAATAGCAGGAACCCTTGTAGAAGTAGGAAGGGGTAGAAAGTCAGAAAGTGACTTAAAAAAAATCCTGGAAACCGGAGACAGAACACTAGCCGGTCCTACATTAGGCGGAAGAGGACTGTATCTTATGAAAGTAGAGTATTGA
- a CDS encoding TIGR04283 family arsenosugar biosynthesis glycosyltransferase translates to MISIIVPVYNEESTISDCLKRLESLDGIKEILVCDGGSVDKTVEIASRYTRVLNTPKGRAFQMNAGANAAGGSALWFVHSDSIPDSRSIAAIEEAMQNGYDAGCFSLYFHDYTDISLKLIAKTSNLRAKYLNLMFGDQGIFMSRDAFLKIGGYDEIPLMEDWNMSKALYRDFKVKVLKERIGTSGRRFKQKGVFKTLVFMHRLKLKYITGTSPEELAKMYREVR, encoded by the coding sequence ATGATATCTATTATTGTTCCGGTTTACAATGAAGAAAGCACAATTTCAGATTGTCTTAAACGACTAGAAAGCCTAGATGGAATCAAAGAAATATTGGTATGTGATGGTGGGAGTGTAGATAAAACTGTAGAAATTGCAAGCAGGTATACAAGGGTTTTGAATACTCCTAAAGGACGTGCATTCCAAATGAATGCCGGTGCAAATGCTGCCGGAGGGAGTGCACTATGGTTTGTGCACAGCGATTCGATTCCGGATAGTAGAAGTATTGCTGCAATTGAAGAAGCTATGCAAAATGGCTACGATGCGGGATGCTTTTCACTCTATTTTCATGACTATACTGATATTTCTTTAAAACTGATAGCTAAGACTTCAAATCTTAGAGCAAAATATCTGAATTTGATGTTTGGGGATCAGGGAATCTTTATGAGTAGGGATGCTTTTTTGAAAATTGGAGGATATGACGAGATACCTCTGATGGAAGACTGGAATATGTCAAAAGCACTCTATAGGGATTTTAAAGTTAAAGTATTAAAAGAAAGAATTGGAACTTCAGGAAGAAGATTCAAACAAAAAGGAGTTTTTAAGACATTGGTTTTCATGCATAGATTAAAACTCAAATATATAACCGGCACATCTCCCGAAGAGCTTGCCAAGATGTATAGGGAGGTAAGATAG
- a CDS encoding MATE family efflux transporter, giving the protein MAFDYLSMLMMFSPFFLVFISLTVFVRNDGGSKIAMSAMLAASVFNVVMDYVFLFPLDMGMRGCALATGLAQVVGFGVLLLHFREAGIKILKLSSFKAPLEIIKNGMASFVLELSQGIVIFAFNFAFLRIEGDIAVSAYGIVANLSLLFTAILAGVANGIQPLISEAYGRRLSDMKVYYGKIAAIGGLVIGLGILLIGQLMPKYLAMIFVENEPELINRAILGIRIYFLAFPITGLNLVATIFLQSQKRSMEAFIMSMMRGFVWILALLLILSNTLGIIGVWLVIPLAELLSLGTGLIMIRKITRENVLKPVSA; this is encoded by the coding sequence ATGGCATTTGATTATCTATCTATGCTAATGATGTTTTCACCTTTTTTCTTAGTTTTTATATCACTAACAGTATTTGTAAGAAATGATGGTGGTAGTAAAATTGCCATGTCGGCAATGTTAGCTGCCAGTGTTTTCAATGTCGTTATGGATTATGTTTTCTTGTTCCCTTTAGATATGGGGATGAGGGGATGTGCTCTTGCAACAGGTCTTGCTCAGGTCGTAGGTTTTGGCGTTTTACTGCTACACTTTAGAGAGGCGGGCATAAAAATATTAAAACTAAGTAGCTTTAAAGCTCCACTAGAAATAATAAAAAATGGAATGGCTTCATTTGTACTAGAACTTAGTCAAGGAATTGTAATTTTTGCTTTTAACTTTGCCTTTTTGAGGATTGAAGGAGATATTGCTGTCTCTGCTTATGGGATTGTTGCAAATCTCAGCTTGTTATTTACTGCAATATTAGCAGGGGTAGCAAATGGAATACAGCCCTTAATAAGCGAAGCTTATGGAAGAAGACTATCAGATATGAAGGTGTACTATGGAAAGATTGCAGCAATAGGTGGTTTAGTTATAGGTTTAGGGATACTTTTAATCGGACAGTTAATGCCTAAGTACTTGGCGATGATTTTTGTTGAGAATGAACCTGAACTCATAAACAGAGCAATACTGGGGATACGAATATACTTCTTAGCCTTTCCGATTACGGGTTTAAACCTGGTAGCGACGATATTTTTGCAAAGTCAAAAGCGATCCATGGAAGCTTTTATAATGAGTATGATGAGAGGTTTTGTGTGGATTCTTGCACTTTTATTAATACTGTCTAATACTCTCGGAATTATTGGGGTTTGGCTTGTAATTCCGCTAGCTGAGTTACTATCGCTGGGCACAGGCTTAATTATGATTAGAAAGATTACGAGAGAAAATGTATTAAAACCTGTTAGTGCATAA